Part of the Cryptococcus neoformans var. grubii H99 chromosome 2, complete sequence genome is shown below.
ACCTCCTGAATTCTCGCAACCTTCAGTCTGACCCGCTTCCCTCTCCGTTACCGCCGTCTTTGCATCCCCCAGACCCTGTTGACGTCACTGAGTTTGACATCGACTTTATTTTGTCTGGCTCCCAAGCTCAACTGGGACAAAACTTGGCTCAGGATGTATCACCAAATGCTGTTGATGCACACGGGGTGCCATTAGCACAAACATTGAGACTTggaggcgaggaggaagattcATTCGCAAAATTTGTGGGTgaaaatgatgacgaaTATGGGGATAGAAGGGGAGAATGGACCTTCAGAGCTTGCCCAACGCCTTCTAAAAAGGGCGCTTCGCAACCCAAGGCAGAATGGGAGTCTCTCGGCGCCGGCAAATACGAGTTGTTTCACAATGGCGAAGTGAGAAGCAGTGTCACTGGCAGAGTCTGgagagtgaagaagcttgGTGCAAGAGAGTACGAACTCGAAGAAGTGCAACCCTCCGGTTTGGCAGTGCCAAACAAAACTGAGAAGGCGGAGAGATTGACTTTGGCTGGCAAAGCTGTACACCGAGATCAAGGCGGCGTAAAGTTGCCGTCCTTCAATGTGAAtgctttcttccctccatcTGTCAACTCCAAGCCTCAATCGCCCGCGGCGATGCATAGCAACGATCCACCTAGCAAGCTCCGTGCTAGCATGTCGGAAGGGTTTCCTGTTTCTGGCAAGTCGAAATCTCACATCATGTCGACAGGATATTCGGAAAGTGAAGACTTCACCAACACAACGAATTCACTTTCTCAGTCGGTCCCTTTCACCAGTGCTATGTCCGCTCTTAAagcgaaaaagaaagacgaACGAAGCAAAGGAGTAAAAGATGATGTCTTTGTTGTTGGGATTAGCACTTCAGGAAAAAAACCCTTGCGGGATGGAAataaggaagaaggggaaaaaaaggatcGTTCCCTTGGTAGTGTGCTAAAGCGGGGATTATCTAACCTCAAGAACTCTGGTCTCGTGGGAACCAGCTCTtcagaggaaagaagattagcacgggaagagaaggaaagggagagagtGCACGCACATTCCTGGAGCGGTTCTAGCTCCCCTAATGGTTACCAGAGTTGGGATCCTCACTCGCAGTATGCAGTAGAGGCCATCAATGATTATCAATCAACCCATCCAAGGCTAACAAAGGGGGACGGGATGAAGTGTctttgggaggaggagcggcGGGTAATCAAGTGGATTGAAGGAGACGCATGGGGAGGCGTACCGGAAGACGCGGTCGCCATGATAATACCCCTAGAAGGGGATAATTCCGCCCCAGGCACTCCTTTATCACCTACACCTccctcaccatcttccGAAACTGCAAAAGATCTGAACGCATTACTCAAATCGTATGACAACACTGTCATACCtcaccccttcttctcatctggAACCAAGCGTGCCCTGCTTGTCTGGTATGTCCCTTTCAATTCGGACTTCGATAGCGAATCTCGTCCATCCACAGCATTCCAGAGTTCCAATAGTATTTCATCCACGAATAGTAATGTGTCCATCCACGATTCTTCGCTATCAGGGTCGTTGCCGAAGTTTCAGAAATTGCTGAGGAAACGGGCTAGTAAGGACAAAGAAGCAATGAAGCGAGAATTGACTCAGGGTTCAAATTGGATCCGGCCGACTGATGAAGTGAGGTTTGTGGGGCCTCTGAAGAGACATGTATCATCGGCGCAGGCTTTGCCCTTTAGGAGCTTCAGGGTGGTGGCGAGGGTCGTGGATTGTAAAGAGCTGAGGTCAAAATTGGAAGGAcgtgaggatgatgagcaaaGGGTAAACGGAGGCGGAATTGAGTGGTCAAAAGGTGGCAACGTTTTTGCAAAGCCATCGGCCGCAGATTATCCCTCAACGACTTCAGCCGCCGACCCTGCTATCCCGTCTTTCGTTCATGAAAGTTTTTCTACCGATAATAGTTCTCATCCCCTTACTGGCAGAAACTTCCCGACTGTCATCGCTGTCTGTCATTCTCGTTCTCAAGGTGTCGAATTTGTCCTCGAAGGTCTTGATCGTTTAGGCATGTGTAAGGGAGAATCTGCTTGGGGTCCGACCGGGTATGAAGAATGGCGAGGTACGGGACTGAGCGAGCACGGCAGAAAAATGTTAGATTTGCTTTGGGCGGGGTGCACAGGAGTGATGGGCTTGATCGGGGTGtaaggaaaaaaaagccaGAGCAGGTGTAACATATTGTGCGAAACAAGTTCATGGCATTATTGTTATTCTTTAGCAGGTAGATACCAGGCGGCATTTTTAGTCCATCTGCGTAATGATTGTACCATTATATCATGCATGTTAGCGACAGGTCATCTGTTGTACGCAAATTTACCATCCTTTTCGAAAGAGCGTTATTATTCACCTAAGAGAATCAATCTTATGCGAACTCAATGTCTTGATCTCGACCTAATAAGGGCTATAAAGGGCGAAGTGTTCAAAacaaagggaagaagatttggaTGGTTGCCCAAGGTGTTCGAAAAAACCCTCCATTACCATTTGATCGCCGCGGAAAATGGGATAAAGCTAAGAATTGTTCCGCATTTGGGAATATATGGAAAACCTCTCCTCTAACTACATAAAATCGTCGTCACTGAACTGTTCTTGCTCAGCAAAGGCATCTTCTGAATACAAATTATCATAAGATCGAGcttgtttttcttcttcccaggCTTTTCTCTGCTCCTGTTCTTTCTTCGCCTATATCGACATTGATCATCCCACTTATAAGCTTCTATTTCCACCTGGAGAGAGTTTCACTCACTCTTTCAATGGcttcagccttcttctttttcccttccaaGCGTAACCTCTCTTGCCTCTCAGCCTCATGATCTACTTCCTTTTCGACCTTGGTCTTGTTGAGACGATTGACAATGGCGTTGTCTCGAGTTGAGACATGTGCTACGCAATTAATCATGAGTATAAACCATTGAGTGGCTCCTGGGGGTCAAATCGAATCGACTACGGCGAGAACGTACTTCGTTTGACCTTCTTGTCGGAATGGAAAGATACTTGACCGACGGGCATGTCCCCAGTTTTCTAAAAGTTAAATCAATAATGTCCTCTAGTAGATACTTTGACGGGCATTAGAGTCCCACCTTGAGGTTAATAAAAGGAGTGTAGATGATCTACAGGATGTCAAGATCAACAGACATTCTACATCTTATGAGTTGAAACGCTTACAGTAATGTTGTCCTTTTTGTTGCCTGATAACGGATAGCAATTACCCCCAGATCGAGTCTTCTGATAAGAAAGACACACCTTCAATACTATTGGCTTTCACTAACTGAGCCAAGTCGTTTACAAGAGCAGCGGGAAGCTTGTCCCACTCCCCATGAGGTTGGCCATCCGATTGGCGAAGATAGACATGCGCGGACGAAAGCTTGCTGACGAAATGTCAGCCTCATGACAAGTAGTATGGTAACAGCGATCACGCACTCTACGTGGAACCAGACATCGGTGGGGAGACCATAACGCAGAAGCTCCTCATCTATAATTGATGGGCTGTTAGATAGGGCATTCGTTTTATCATTTTCAAAGCATACTTTCAACTTTGTCCTTCCCCCTAATTTTTAGAGTTAGCATGCAAACTTCTCGGGGTATTGGAGTACTAATGAAAGCTGACTCATGATGCGTACATATAAATAGTGACAGGGGGAGATACCACTGGAGAATGGCAGCGAGTGCATCATCAGCAATCGTTCGGTCTGCCGAATGTATATAGGTATATACCCTTTGAAGTGAAGAACACAACCATGGTTCTTATcaggtggaagatgagccACAGAAAGCAAATGTCCCTTAAGGATAGAAATTTAAGGCCCCAATTTGAGCATTTCATGTGCAGATGTTATTGACGCACGCAGGACGGCAACCGAATATGCCTCCATATGCAGGTCATGTTACGTAATTATCAGTTTGTCCCTTGTTGTAACTCCGCCTGTTATATTATGGGGCGCCTTAAGTGGCAATATTTGATCCCGTTATCTGATCCCGTGTACTGATTGATTTCTCCTCGCACGCGTACTtagaggagatggaagagttgTTCGGTGTCCGCAACGACTTTGATGCTGGCACCTTTTTTCTTGTTGTCCTTTGTTGACCTCGCATTCAATATCCAATTACTGTACTGTCCATTGTGCGCAGTGGAACCCCATATATATTAACTATGGCCATTGTACGTCAAGTCTTTCCGCCTTCGATCTGTGGTTACGTACTAAAAACGCATCATTAGGCTGACCAGTTTGCTATCCCGATCACCATTTTACGCCATTTTGACTTGTCTTCAAGTCCTTGGAGCTCACAAGCGGAAATATTCACCAAAAGGCGAGAACGATCTTCCAATGGCAAATTATTCTTTGATAGACTCTTGGAAATTGCAGGAATCGACGGTGAGCTAATACAGTACTACCGAGCGCTTGAGCTCAACAACATTAGGTCCTTCCCTCTACCCTCCGAAATCACCGGCCGATGTCCGAAGGCTCCTTCATTCAATTCAATCCACTGAACTTGACAGGCTCAAGAAAGATTGTTACTTTTACTATCTCTTATTGGACTATGATGGTCAATCTGAAGCTCAAAAGCCCAATGGGCATGTCGAAGGAATGGatgtcgatgatgaagacgcCATCTTGGCCGTGAAGACTGTAGAGGCGACGAAAGTGGCAGGCAAGTttgcaaggagaagatgtatGCCGAGAAATTGGAAAATCTTCATCGACGGGTACTGGGCGTTAGATCACGGATTGTGGGAGGTTCGTTACTAGAGTGACTTTCAGGCCGTGAATGCTAACAATTAATGCTGTAGATTGCAGTAGACAAATTATCAGACCCATCTATCTCAGAAGTCAATTTTGTGTCTGAGATCGTCCAAAGCCTCTCTACATCTGTATCACCACCGCAATTAGCTTGCTCATTGCTTCAttcgttcttcctctccactcaGCCGAATTTTCCGAATCCTTCATTTGAGAGCGATGTGAGATTGATCGCTACTGCTTCCGCCACTAGCATTTTTACAGCCCTGGGCTGTATTCGTCAGGAATCATCCCCTGAgcagagaaaaaggatgCGGGAAGTCGTTTGGTCTTGGATGTTGGGTGCTCCGCGCACACCATGCGGGGCTGGGAACCATGTCGTTCAATCCAAGGCCCTCAAAGAGCTCACCCATGCTCCTTTGTTTCCAGAGGAGGAAACGCACTTAATCGAatttctttctcatcctccacgcTCTATTCCTTCCCCTGCTCTTTCTCAACTCCACGACCTAATGACACTTCGTTTAATCCATCAAGGGCATTATAACCAAGTATTTCAGCTTGACAAAAAGCTTGCAGGTAATGGTGCAGGCACTCAGGGTGATAAGCAAAAACGACGAGAAATGGTTAGGGAATTCATTTCCATTCTGCCCGAGACACACAGGCGGGTGTTGTTGGCCGATGTGGAAGGAAACTTACGaagaggggaggaagagatcaaTGGATTTTCAGAGGATGTAGATATGGCTGGCTCATGGCTGCAGGTTGATGGGGTGGAAGAACCcactcctgctcctgcaTTCACTTTGGTCTCGGGATCATTGTCCATGACTGTACCAGCATCCGTTCCGGCACCTGTCGCCATCGCCTCTACACCAATTCgttcccttccttcttcttccaatgtCGTGCGTCCCGCACACGTCGCTTCTGTCGGCTCCCCTTCCCAGCGACCAGAGCGTACGCATTCTCCTTTTGGTGGTCCACCCCGCTTCGCTCAGGGTGCCACTGTATCCAGCTCATCACCTAGACAAAGCCTGGCTTTCACTGGCAGTCCATTTTCACTTCCCCAGAAAACTGCGGCAGCTAAAACACATGGCTCTTCAGAGAAACCTAGACCAAAGATGGTCATCAACGATGATCAGGAAGCTGAAGAAACACTTCAAAAAGAGCCGGTTAGGGGGAAAGGTAAAGGTGTCGTAGATGGAAAGGGTGGTTTGAGAAGGTCGACAAGACGGATTTCAATGAGCGTGGAGCCAGAAGAACTACCCGTTGACGAAAATCACCCCATCGAACCTATTGCTGAGGATACCGCGTGGTCGCCGTCACATGCCGTTGTACAGGAACCAAAGTCAACCAGAAAGGGAGGTAGGAAAACGCGCGACAAGACGCCACCCATGCCTGTATCGCCGTCTAGAAGATCGACTCGCGCGAGAAAGAGTGCACTTGATCCGTTGGCAACGGATGATGAACCGCTCGCTCGGCGTACCCGTGGAGCATCAGTCCATCCGGAACCATCCGCTACACCTGCCACGCGTGGACGAATGACTCGCTCTGTCTCACGCGCATTATTAGAAGACAGTGATCACGAGACTGTTGATGTGGACATGAGTGTGCCTCCgtcaaaaagaaatggCACTGCCGTTCCCGGCAGTAtaagcaagaagaggagaggcaGTGTGGCTACCAGCGAGATTACGGATGATGGCCTTGCGACGGTGGTGGAGACACCGAGAGTGAGAAGGTCAAATAGAAAAGCGGCCCCTAGTCCGACACCCAGTGTCCAGGGATCTGAGGCTGGCAAGATcaggcggaagaaggaaaacgCGGCACCAACTCCAAGGATGGCTACGCGGTCGCGGAGGGTTTGAGAGAGGGGTCGGATTCTTACGTCTATTTTTGCTATTGAAATGCAGACGGATTGTCGTTCAAACGTCATGAATGGTGACAATGGTCATACATATTTTGAGTATCCACCGCATATAAACTCAATTCTTCTATCTCTGATCTCCTTCGCGACGACATCACCACCTGCATTTCACTACAAAGAAATGTCATTATGAACGTTGAGGTTCCCAACAGAATTGTCCGGGCTACACATGGTGAGATGTTATGTCCAACTTGGTGAAGCGCTCCTAATCTTTCCCTGAATGACTGGCAGGATTTGCTTTGGGATCCCAGGCAGTACCTTCTAATTTATCCATACCCTTGAGAGGATGTTCCTCTCTCGCTTGTTCGAGCAGCTGAGTGAGACTCTCATTTTCCCCTATCGCCTTCTACTCGCCATATGAAATCAGTGCCAACAGCTGACAGGAATTGAAGTGACCAGGAAGCTTACCACAAGACACCCCTGATAATTTTTCCACAGTTGACCACAAGCCCTTTCATACTCCTCTGCCTTGATCTGAGCTCTTGTCTTACCAGCCGTATCGATGTTCACAATCTGACTGTCTTCATATACGGGGTCGGGGTAATCGGGCACTGGAAGCGATGTCCCTTCCCCggccgaagaagagggcagTCTTGATTTTGTTTGCGGTAAAGTGGTGGATCGACGGGAGGGAAAAACGTTTGCCCACGACGTTATCAATGTTCTTTTCTGCTTTTGGGGCTctgcttgttgttggatgATAGCGGTGGGCTGAATCTggggtgaagaaggtgaagcaGCGGGTGCTGGATAAGAGACAGATCTTGTGGCATCGAGAGCTGGTTGTAGATATCCTTCAAACCAGAGATTGAAACAAGAGTCG
Proteins encoded:
- a CDS encoding cytoplasmic protein, yielding MKCSNWGLKFLSLRDICFLWLIFHLIRTMVVFFTSKVVSPPVTIYMGKDKVENEELLRYGLPTDVWFHVDKLSSAHVYLRQSDGQPHGEWDKLPAALVNDLAQLVKANSIEGNKKDNITIIYTPFINLKKTGDMPVGQVSFHSDKKVKRTHVSTRDNAIVNRLNKTKVEKEVDHEAERQERLRLEGKKKKAEAIERAKKEQEQRKAWEEEKQARSYDNLYSEDAFAEQEQFSDDDFM